A single Cnuibacter physcomitrellae DNA region contains:
- a CDS encoding purine-nucleoside phosphorylase: MAGSIPHPLDNPETDPFEVAKEAADRIAELTGVERHDVALTLGSGWGKAADLLGETVAEIPATEVVGFSAPAVAGHVGSLRSIRLANGKHALVIGARTHYYEGHGVRRVVHSVRTAAATGASVMVLTNGAGGIRETWTPGTPVLISDHINLTGDSPLEGATFVDLTDLYASRLRDAARAVAPELDEGVYVQFRGPQYETPAEVQMAKTIGGHIVGMSTALEAIAARQAGMEILGFSLITNLAAGIQKTPLSHAEVIEAGKNAEARIGDLLAKVVGSL, translated from the coding sequence ATGGCAGGCAGCATCCCCCATCCCCTCGACAACCCCGAGACCGACCCGTTCGAGGTCGCGAAGGAGGCGGCGGATCGGATCGCCGAGCTGACCGGAGTGGAGCGTCACGACGTCGCCCTCACGCTCGGCAGCGGCTGGGGCAAGGCGGCCGACCTGCTCGGCGAGACCGTCGCCGAGATCCCCGCCACCGAGGTCGTGGGGTTCAGCGCGCCGGCCGTGGCCGGGCACGTGGGATCGCTGCGCTCGATCCGTCTGGCGAACGGCAAGCACGCGCTCGTCATCGGCGCCCGCACGCACTACTACGAGGGTCACGGCGTGCGGCGCGTGGTGCACAGCGTGCGCACGGCGGCCGCGACCGGCGCCTCCGTCATGGTGCTCACCAACGGCGCGGGCGGCATCAGGGAGACCTGGACGCCGGGCACCCCCGTGCTCATCAGCGACCACATCAACCTCACCGGCGACTCGCCGCTCGAGGGCGCCACCTTCGTCGACCTCACCGACCTCTACGCCTCGCGCCTGCGCGACGCCGCCCGGGCCGTGGCGCCCGAGCTCGACGAGGGCGTGTACGTGCAGTTCCGCGGGCCGCAGTACGAGACCCCCGCCGAGGTGCAGATGGCGAAGACCATCGGCGGCCACATCGTGGGCATGTCGACCGCGCTCGAGGCGATCGCCGCCCGCCAGGCCGGGATGGAGATCCTCGGCTTCTCGCTCATCACCAACCTGGCCGCGGGCATCCAGAAGACCCCGCTCAGCCACGCCGAGGTCATCGAGGCGGGCAAGAACGCCGAGGCGCGCATCGGGGACCTCCTCGCGAAGGTGGTCGGCAGCCTCTGA
- a CDS encoding phospho-sugar mutase: MAQDPDPETRAELSAILDGVGTNDPEAVAALRSRFGSRLGFGTAGLRGEVAAGPNRMNRVLVSQAAAGLAAYLLERAAPGVRPSVVIGYDGRRKSDVFARDTAEIMAGAGVRAVLLPRLLPTPLVAYAVRDLGVSAGVMVTASHNPPRDNGYKVYLGGDDEGSQIVPPADADIAAHIERVAREDDVLELPRSGDYEVADEALVERYVEATAGVATSAPGERGPLRVVYTAMHGVGWETLSRVLVRAGFEEPVLVEEQIAPDSAFPTVVFPNPEEVGALDLAYAYARESRADLILANDPDADRLGVAIPDRAAPSGFRRLTGNEVGQLLGWRAAERAAAAGVTDGMLSCSIVSSPGLRAVAEEYGLGFVEALTGFKWISRVPSLVFGYEEALGYLVNPGTVRDKDGISAAVAVLDLASTLAAEGRTLADRLDDFVERFGAYGSSQISLRVTDLSRIRELMAELRATPPTELGDFPVVSMDDLAAAAGDAPTTDALRFDLGDARVMVRPSGTEPKLKVYVDAWSTEGDLLARKTAVAEALLRLEADLRARIS; the protein is encoded by the coding sequence ATGGCCCAGGACCCCGACCCGGAGACCCGGGCCGAGCTGTCCGCCATCCTCGACGGCGTGGGGACCAACGACCCCGAGGCGGTCGCCGCCCTGCGCTCCCGGTTCGGCTCCCGGCTCGGCTTCGGCACCGCGGGCCTCCGCGGCGAGGTCGCGGCCGGCCCGAACCGCATGAACCGGGTGCTCGTGTCGCAGGCCGCGGCCGGGCTCGCCGCTTACCTCCTCGAGCGCGCGGCGCCCGGCGTCCGCCCGTCGGTGGTCATCGGCTACGACGGGCGCCGCAAGTCGGACGTGTTCGCACGCGACACCGCCGAGATCATGGCGGGCGCCGGGGTGCGCGCCGTCCTCCTCCCGCGCCTCCTGCCCACGCCGCTCGTCGCCTATGCGGTGCGCGATCTGGGGGTGAGCGCCGGGGTGATGGTCACCGCGTCCCACAACCCGCCGCGCGACAACGGCTACAAGGTGTACCTCGGCGGCGACGACGAGGGCTCCCAGATCGTGCCGCCGGCCGACGCCGACATCGCCGCGCACATCGAGCGCGTCGCCCGTGAGGACGACGTGCTCGAGCTTCCGCGGTCCGGCGACTACGAGGTCGCCGACGAGGCCCTCGTCGAGCGCTACGTCGAGGCCACGGCCGGCGTGGCCACCAGCGCTCCGGGCGAGCGCGGCCCGCTGCGCGTGGTCTACACCGCCATGCACGGCGTCGGATGGGAGACGCTCTCCCGCGTGCTCGTTCGGGCGGGATTCGAGGAGCCCGTCCTCGTCGAGGAGCAGATCGCGCCCGACAGCGCCTTCCCCACCGTCGTGTTCCCGAACCCCGAGGAGGTCGGGGCGCTCGACCTCGCCTACGCCTACGCCCGCGAGTCGCGTGCCGACCTCATCCTCGCCAACGACCCCGATGCGGATCGACTGGGCGTCGCGATCCCCGACCGGGCCGCGCCGAGCGGGTTCCGTCGTCTGACGGGGAACGAGGTCGGCCAGCTCCTGGGCTGGCGCGCGGCCGAACGGGCCGCCGCCGCGGGGGTGACCGACGGGATGCTGTCGTGCTCGATCGTCTCCTCCCCGGGCCTGCGCGCGGTCGCCGAGGAGTACGGGCTCGGCTTCGTCGAGGCGCTCACCGGCTTCAAGTGGATCTCGCGGGTCCCCTCGCTCGTCTTCGGCTACGAGGAGGCGCTCGGCTACCTCGTGAACCCCGGGACCGTCCGAGACAAGGACGGCATCTCGGCCGCCGTGGCCGTGCTCGACCTCGCCTCGACGCTCGCCGCCGAGGGGCGCACGCTGGCCGACCGCCTCGACGACTTCGTGGAGCGGTTCGGGGCGTACGGCTCCTCGCAGATCTCGTTGCGGGTGACCGACCTCTCGCGCATCCGGGAGCTGATGGCGGAGCTGCGGGCCACTCCCCCGACCGAGCTCGGCGACTTCCCCGTGGTGTCGATGGACGACCTCGCCGCCGCGGCGGGCGACGCCCCGACGACGGATGCGCTCCGCTTCGACCTCGGGGACGCACGCGTGATGGTGCGGCCGAGCGGCACGGAGCCCAAGCTCAAGGTCTACGTCGACGCGTGGAGCACGGAGGGCGACCTCCTGGCACGGAAGACCGCCGTCGCGGAGGCCCTCCTCCGCCTCGAGGCGGACCTGCGGGCGCGCATCTCCTGA
- the poxB gene encoding ubiquinone-dependent pyruvate dehydrogenase has translation MTTIADTIVETIHAAGVERVYGIPGDSLNGFTDALRRYGKVAWQHVRHEEAAAFAASGEAAITGELAVCAGSCGPGNLHLINGLYEANRSRVPVLAIAAHIPISEIGTNYFQETHPQELFRECSVYCEMVSDPSQMPRMLEIAMRTAVERRGVAVLVIPGELFLESSKGRRSTTPIRTLPRVARPTDAQLAEAASILDSAEKVTILAGAGVEGAHAQLLELAERLQAPIVHALRGKEFVEYDNPYDVGMTGLLGFSSGYRAIESCDALLMLGTDFPYPQFYPSKAKVIQLDIRGEQLGRRTPVDLGLVGSVADTIPALLPLLGERKSSRHLERSLKHYASTRKELDELAVDDRGRTPIHPEYVAKLVSELAADDAVFLPDVGSPVVWAARYLRMNGRRRLVGSFSHGSMANALSQAVGVQSAAPGRQVVALAGDGGLAMLLGELLTLRQNKLPVKVVVFDNSSLNFVEVEMKAAGFVNYGTELDNPDLAAVASAVGLFARRVEKPGDLEGALRDAFAHDGPALVNVVTARQELSIPPTITAEQVKGFTLYALRTVMSGRGTELIDLADTNVFRRLFS, from the coding sequence ATGACCACGATCGCCGACACCATCGTCGAGACCATCCACGCCGCCGGAGTCGAGAGGGTGTACGGCATCCCCGGCGACTCGCTCAACGGGTTCACGGATGCGCTGCGCCGGTACGGCAAGGTCGCGTGGCAGCACGTCCGGCACGAGGAGGCGGCCGCGTTCGCCGCGTCGGGTGAGGCGGCGATCACGGGCGAGCTGGCGGTCTGCGCCGGCAGCTGCGGACCGGGCAACCTGCACCTCATCAACGGGCTGTACGAGGCGAACCGCTCGCGCGTGCCCGTGCTGGCGATCGCCGCGCACATCCCGATCTCCGAGATCGGGACGAACTACTTCCAGGAGACCCACCCGCAGGAGCTCTTCCGCGAGTGCAGCGTGTACTGCGAGATGGTCTCCGACCCCAGCCAGATGCCGCGCATGCTCGAGATCGCGATGCGCACGGCGGTGGAGCGCCGGGGCGTGGCCGTGCTCGTCATCCCGGGCGAGCTGTTCCTGGAGTCGAGCAAGGGCCGCCGGTCGACCACCCCGATCCGCACGCTGCCGAGGGTGGCCCGCCCGACCGACGCACAGCTCGCCGAGGCCGCGAGCATCCTCGACTCGGCCGAGAAGGTCACGATCCTCGCCGGCGCCGGCGTGGAGGGCGCGCACGCGCAGCTCCTCGAGCTCGCGGAGCGGCTCCAGGCACCGATCGTGCACGCGCTGCGCGGCAAGGAGTTCGTCGAGTACGACAACCCGTACGACGTCGGCATGACCGGGCTGCTCGGCTTCTCGTCCGGCTACCGGGCGATCGAGTCGTGCGACGCGCTGCTGATGCTCGGCACCGACTTCCCCTACCCCCAGTTCTATCCGTCGAAGGCGAAGGTCATCCAGCTCGACATCCGCGGAGAGCAGCTGGGCCGCCGCACCCCCGTCGACCTCGGGCTCGTGGGCAGCGTCGCCGACACCATCCCCGCGCTGCTGCCCCTCCTCGGCGAGAGGAAGTCGTCCCGCCATCTCGAGCGCTCGCTGAAGCACTACGCGAGCACCCGCAAGGAGCTCGACGAGCTGGCGGTCGACGATCGCGGTCGCACGCCCATCCATCCCGAGTACGTGGCCAAGCTCGTCAGCGAGCTCGCCGCCGACGACGCGGTGTTCCTCCCCGACGTGGGCAGCCCGGTCGTCTGGGCGGCGCGCTACCTCAGGATGAACGGCCGCCGTCGCCTCGTGGGCTCGTTCTCGCACGGCTCGATGGCGAACGCGCTGTCGCAGGCGGTCGGTGTGCAGAGCGCCGCTCCCGGCCGCCAGGTGGTGGCCCTGGCGGGCGACGGCGGTCTGGCGATGCTCCTCGGCGAGCTGCTGACGCTTCGTCAGAACAAGCTCCCCGTGAAGGTCGTCGTGTTCGACAACTCCTCGCTCAACTTCGTCGAGGTGGAGATGAAGGCCGCGGGGTTCGTCAACTACGGCACCGAGCTCGACAACCCCGACCTCGCCGCCGTCGCGTCCGCGGTGGGGCTGTTCGCCCGCCGTGTCGAGAAGCCCGGCGACCTCGAGGGCGCCCTGCGCGACGCGTTCGCGCACGACGGCCCCGCGCTCGTCAACGTCGTGACGGCGCGGCAGGAGCTCTCCATCCCGCCCACCATCACGGCCGAGCAGGTGAAGGGGTTCACACTCTACGCGCTCCGCACCGTGATGTCCGGCCGCGGCACCGAGCTCATCGACCTCGCCGACACGAACGTCTTCCGCCGCCTGTTCTCCTGA
- a CDS encoding PTS sugar transporter subunit IIA produces MSTPMEQPSLPLPAVSVGVSAADWREAIRSAGEALESAGTTGPGYADRMVAMVDDHGPYIVIAPGVALAHARPDDDVRRTGWAVVTLAEPVVFGHPHHDPVSVVVGFAATEPDAHVTGVARIANLFNDESLAAALARATSPDAVRALLP; encoded by the coding sequence ATGTCGACGCCGATGGAGCAGCCCTCTCTTCCCCTGCCGGCCGTGTCCGTGGGCGTCTCCGCCGCCGACTGGCGCGAGGCGATCCGCAGCGCCGGGGAGGCGCTCGAGTCGGCGGGGACGACCGGCCCCGGCTACGCCGATCGGATGGTCGCGATGGTCGACGACCACGGGCCCTACATCGTGATCGCGCCCGGGGTGGCGCTGGCCCACGCGCGACCCGACGACGACGTGCGGCGCACCGGGTGGGCCGTGGTGACGCTCGCCGAGCCGGTGGTCTTCGGGCATCCCCACCACGACCCGGTGTCGGTCGTCGTGGGATTCGCGGCCACCGAGCCGGACGCCCACGTCACGGGCGTCGCGCGCATCGCCAACCTCTTCAACGACGAGTCGCTCGCCGCCGCCCTCGCCCGTGCCACGTCCCCCGACGCCGTCCGCGCCCTCCTGCCCTGA
- a CDS encoding helix-turn-helix transcriptional regulator, which translates to MAETTSRILALLSLLQTHRQWPGPELAARLEVTQRTLRRDVERLRELGYRVEATRGSTGGYRLEAGSQLPPLLLSDDEAVTMAIGLRAAVTQGLVDGDVTTTSALAKFEQVLPPALRSRVNALAAHVETRAPETGAAPVSQELLGRLALACRDRERIRFRYDRPGADPTRRVVEPHALVASARTWFLVCWDVDRSDWRTFRVDRMDDLLLTRLRFEPRALPTESAAAFVERAFEGLRTRSSAEIHLHAPLAEVLARFGPWAKGAVAVDERTTRWTIQADGTPALLRILSWIPEDMPFTIVDPGLAEAARRHSRRLDEAVQGR; encoded by the coding sequence ATGGCCGAGACGACCTCCCGCATCCTCGCGTTGCTCTCGCTGCTGCAGACCCACCGGCAGTGGCCGGGTCCCGAGCTGGCGGCGCGGCTCGAGGTGACGCAGCGCACGCTCCGGCGCGACGTCGAGCGCCTGCGTGAGCTCGGGTACCGGGTCGAGGCCACGCGAGGCAGCACCGGAGGCTACCGGCTCGAGGCCGGATCGCAGCTGCCGCCCCTGCTCCTCAGCGACGACGAGGCCGTGACGATGGCGATCGGACTGCGCGCCGCGGTCACCCAGGGGCTCGTCGACGGCGACGTCACGACCACGAGCGCGCTGGCGAAGTTCGAGCAGGTGCTGCCCCCGGCCCTGCGCAGCCGCGTGAACGCGCTGGCGGCGCACGTCGAGACGCGGGCCCCCGAGACGGGAGCCGCCCCCGTCTCGCAGGAGCTCCTCGGCCGGCTCGCCCTGGCCTGCCGAGACAGGGAGCGCATCCGCTTCCGCTACGACCGGCCCGGTGCCGATCCGACGCGGAGGGTCGTCGAGCCGCACGCGCTCGTCGCCTCCGCCCGGACCTGGTTCCTCGTCTGCTGGGACGTCGACCGGAGCGACTGGCGCACCTTCCGGGTCGATCGGATGGACGACCTGCTCCTCACCCGTCTGCGCTTCGAGCCGCGCGCCCTGCCGACGGAGTCGGCGGCGGCGTTCGTCGAGCGGGCGTTCGAGGGGTTGCGGACCCGGTCGAGCGCGGAGATCCATCTCCACGCCCCGCTGGCGGAGGTGCTCGCCCGCTTCGGGCCCTGGGCGAAGGGAGCCGTCGCCGTCGACGAGCGGACGACCCGCTGGACCATCCAGGCGGACGGGACTCCGGCGCTCCTCCGCATCCTCTCCTGGATCCCCGAGGACATGCCCTTCACGATCGTCGACCCCGGCCTGGCCGAGGCGGCGCGTCGCCACTCCCGCCGGCTCGACGAGGCTGTGCAGGGGCGCTGA
- a CDS encoding VOC family protein → MDWKIELIFVPVTDVDRAKAFYVDALGFSADHDASPGDGVRFVQCTPPGSACSIAFGTGLTEMAPGSQNGIQVVVPDADAALARLEAAGVAAEGVLDLDWGRFVSFADPDGNRWTLQELPDHAAARRAAD, encoded by the coding sequence ATGGACTGGAAGATCGAGCTCATCTTCGTGCCGGTGACCGACGTCGACCGCGCGAAGGCGTTCTACGTCGATGCGCTGGGCTTCAGCGCCGACCACGACGCATCCCCCGGCGACGGTGTGCGCTTCGTGCAGTGCACCCCGCCCGGGTCGGCGTGCTCCATCGCGTTCGGCACGGGACTGACCGAGATGGCGCCGGGATCGCAGAACGGCATCCAGGTCGTCGTGCCCGACGCGGATGCGGCGCTGGCACGCCTCGAGGCCGCCGGGGTCGCCGCCGAGGGCGTGCTCGACCTCGACTGGGGACGCTTCGTCTCGTTCGCCGACCCCGACGGCAACCGCTGGACGCTCCAGGAGCTGCCCGACCACGCCGCGGCCAGGCGAGCCGCCGATTAG
- a CDS encoding adenosine deaminase: MSDSADDGLVPGTDIPFESLPKVSLHDHLDGGLRPATIIELADEIGFELPATDADDLGDWFEESADSGSLPDYLATFDVTLGVMQTREGLTRVAREFVQDLAADGVVYGEVRWAPEQHLQRGLTLDEVVEAVQAGLEQGVDDVHAEGQTIRVGQLITAMRHAGRGLEIAELAVRHRDRGAVGFDIAGAELGFPPANQLAAFDYLAHHLFPTTVHAGEADGLDSIRGALFHGRALRLGHGVRLAEDVTIERQDDDNTYVSLGVLAQWVKDREIALELSPSSNLQTGAIAQWGDELVDHPFDLLYQLGFRVTVNPDNRLMSNTTISRELALLTETFAYDLDDLETFQLNAAAASFLPLEDREDLADAISDAFDEL, encoded by the coding sequence ATGAGCGACAGCGCAGACGACGGCCTCGTGCCCGGCACCGACATCCCCTTCGAGTCCCTTCCGAAGGTGTCGCTCCACGACCACCTCGACGGGGGTCTGCGTCCGGCGACGATCATCGAGCTCGCCGACGAGATCGGCTTCGAGCTGCCCGCGACGGACGCGGACGACCTCGGCGACTGGTTCGAGGAGAGCGCCGACTCCGGCTCGCTCCCGGACTACCTGGCCACCTTCGACGTCACCCTCGGCGTGATGCAGACCCGCGAGGGCCTCACACGGGTGGCGCGCGAGTTCGTCCAGGACCTCGCCGCCGACGGCGTGGTCTACGGCGAGGTGCGCTGGGCGCCGGAGCAGCACCTGCAGCGCGGCCTCACGCTGGACGAGGTCGTCGAGGCGGTGCAGGCCGGCCTCGAGCAGGGCGTCGACGACGTGCACGCCGAGGGGCAGACCATCCGCGTCGGGCAGCTCATCACGGCCATGCGCCACGCCGGCCGCGGTCTCGAGATCGCGGAGCTCGCGGTGCGGCATCGCGACCGCGGCGCGGTCGGGTTCGACATCGCCGGGGCGGAGCTGGGCTTCCCGCCCGCCAACCAGCTGGCGGCCTTCGACTACCTCGCCCACCACCTCTTCCCGACGACCGTGCACGCCGGCGAGGCCGACGGGCTCGACAGCATCCGCGGGGCCCTCTTCCACGGCCGGGCCCTGCGCCTCGGTCACGGCGTCCGCCTGGCCGAGGACGTGACGATCGAGCGCCAGGACGACGACAACACGTACGTCTCGCTCGGCGTGCTCGCCCAGTGGGTGAAGGACCGCGAGATCGCCCTCGAGCTCTCGCCGTCGTCGAACCTCCAGACCGGGGCCATCGCCCAGTGGGGCGACGAGCTCGTCGACCACCCGTTCGACCTGCTGTACCAGCTCGGCTTCCGCGTCACCGTCAACCCCGACAACCGCCTGATGTCGAACACGACGATCAGCCGCGAGCTGGCGCTGCTCACCGAGACGTTCGCGTACGACCTCGACGACCTCGAGACGTTCCAGCTGAACGCGGCCGCGGCGAGCTTCCTCCCGCTCGAGGACCGCGAGGACCTCGCCGACGCGATCTCCGACGCGTTCGACGAGCTCTGA
- a CDS encoding IclR family transcriptional regulator — MAEPAQTPEYAVPALDKALDVLELLAERGGGLSQLDIATAIDRSPGQIFRVLATLERRGYLLRDRRSGLYELSLRLFDLAHRQEPLHALETAGLPVMRALTESVRQSCNLSVLDAERVRVVAQVESPADFGFRVRVGALFEIGPTATGLVLAAFDPRGAELADRRGVDPALLERIREAGHLVRADAVQPSITDVVVPVLRGDGTALAALTVPYVATSLSASLADDVLAAARAAASEIAADLVL, encoded by the coding sequence GTGGCGGAGCCCGCCCAGACCCCGGAGTACGCCGTCCCGGCGCTCGACAAGGCGCTCGACGTCCTCGAGCTGCTCGCCGAGCGCGGGGGCGGCCTCAGCCAGCTCGACATCGCGACGGCCATCGACCGGTCGCCCGGCCAGATCTTCCGCGTGCTCGCCACCCTGGAACGCCGCGGCTACCTCCTGCGCGACCGGAGGAGCGGCCTGTACGAGCTCTCGCTGCGGCTGTTCGACCTGGCCCACCGGCAGGAGCCGCTGCACGCGCTCGAGACGGCCGGGCTGCCCGTGATGCGCGCGCTCACCGAGTCGGTGCGGCAGTCGTGCAACCTCAGCGTGCTCGACGCCGAGAGGGTGCGGGTCGTCGCCCAGGTCGAGAGCCCGGCCGACTTCGGGTTCCGCGTGCGGGTGGGCGCCCTCTTCGAGATCGGGCCCACCGCGACCGGTCTCGTGCTGGCCGCGTTCGATCCCCGGGGGGCCGAGCTCGCCGACCGGCGCGGCGTCGATCCTGCGCTGCTCGAGCGCATCCGCGAGGCCGGGCACCTGGTGAGGGCGGATGCGGTCCAGCCGTCGATCACCGACGTGGTCGTCCCCGTCCTGCGTGGGGACGGGACCGCGCTCGCCGCACTCACGGTGCCCTACGTTGCGACGAGCCTCAGCGCCTCCCTAGCGGACGACGTGCTGGCCGCCGCCCGGGCGGCCGCGAGCGAGATCGCCGCCGACCTCGTGCTCTGA
- a CDS encoding adenosylhomocysteinase yields MTDLAAQGAARVDWIRSRMALLAAARDELSVTRPFAGRRIGMSLHVEPKTAVLVETLAAGGAELIGTGNHGSTQDDVVAYLNTLPGIEIVGRRDDDLDQHHANLAHVLDSGFDMVLDNGADLVAGLVARGTAATVLGGTEETTSGGLRLRDDGELAGRVPFPVIVINDSMLKAIGENRHAVGQSVVESLMRITNLMVPGRRFVVFGYGWCGRGVAQYLRALGGRVAVVEVDELKAFEAALDGYRVGSIDDFAEWGDVFITATGHPGVLPVEQIERMHDGAVLANCGHFPWEIDVAGLRAAATGSREIIDSVERIDLPSGRHVVLIADGRMFNLAGREPKGNSIESMDLGFLLQTLSLERVATRAAELPAGAQPVPDDIERTIARRFVAALSSAE; encoded by the coding sequence ATGACCGATCTCGCTGCCCAGGGCGCCGCACGCGTCGACTGGATCCGCTCCCGCATGGCCCTCCTCGCCGCCGCTCGTGACGAGCTGAGCGTCACCAGGCCGTTCGCGGGCCGTCGCATCGGCATGTCGCTGCACGTCGAGCCGAAGACGGCGGTGCTCGTCGAGACCCTCGCCGCGGGCGGGGCGGAGCTCATCGGCACCGGCAACCACGGTTCGACGCAGGATGACGTGGTCGCCTACCTCAACACCCTCCCGGGCATCGAGATCGTGGGGCGTCGCGACGACGACCTCGACCAGCACCACGCCAACCTCGCCCACGTGCTCGACTCCGGCTTCGACATGGTGCTCGACAACGGCGCCGACCTCGTCGCGGGTCTGGTGGCGCGCGGCACCGCCGCCACCGTGCTCGGCGGCACGGAGGAGACGACGTCCGGCGGCCTCCGCCTCCGCGACGACGGCGAGCTCGCCGGGCGGGTCCCGTTCCCGGTGATCGTGATCAACGACAGCATGCTCAAGGCGATCGGCGAGAACCGGCACGCCGTCGGCCAGTCCGTCGTCGAGAGCCTCATGCGCATCACGAACCTCATGGTGCCCGGCCGTCGCTTCGTGGTCTTCGGCTACGGCTGGTGCGGCCGCGGAGTCGCCCAGTACCTGCGGGCCCTGGGCGGCCGGGTCGCCGTCGTGGAGGTCGACGAGCTCAAGGCCTTCGAGGCCGCGCTCGACGGCTATCGGGTGGGCTCGATCGACGACTTCGCCGAGTGGGGGGACGTGTTCATCACCGCGACCGGCCACCCCGGGGTGCTCCCGGTGGAGCAGATCGAGCGGATGCATGACGGTGCCGTCCTCGCCAACTGCGGTCACTTCCCGTGGGAGATCGACGTGGCCGGCCTCCGAGCCGCGGCGACCGGGTCCCGCGAGATCATCGACTCCGTCGAGCGGATCGACCTCCCCAGCGGCCGCCACGTGGTCCTCATCGCGGACGGCAGGATGTTCAACCTGGCCGGGCGCGAGCCGAAGGGCAACTCGATCGAGTCGATGGATCTCGGCTTCCTCCTGCAGACGCTCTCGCTGGAGCGGGTCGCGACGCGCGCGGCCGAGCTCCCGGCCGGCGCGCAGCCCGTCCCCGACGACATCGAGCGCACCATCGCGAGGCGGTTCGTGGCGGCGCTGTCCTCGGCCGAGTAG
- the uriH gene encoding uridine-preferring nucleoside hydrolase UriH: MPTKIILDCDPGHDDAIAMLLAHGDPSIELVAVTTVVGNQTLEKVTRNALSVATVAGITGVPFAAGCARPLVREVEVAPDIHGDSGLDGPELPAPAFEVDGRHAVDLIIETVLAHEPGTITLVPTGGLTNIALAARKEPRIVPRVREVVLMGGGYHGGNWSATSEFNIIIDPEAAHIVFNEAWPVTMVGLDVTHQALATPDVVSRIRALDTSPARFVVELLEFFGATYLEAQGFEHPPVHDPVAVARVIDPSIVRTVPVPLDVELSGALTLGMTVADFRRPAPEGCTTSAAVGLDHGGFWDLVVRALERIGEPVR, from the coding sequence GTGCCGACGAAGATCATCCTCGACTGCGACCCGGGCCACGACGACGCCATCGCGATGCTGCTCGCCCACGGCGACCCCTCGATCGAGCTGGTCGCCGTGACCACGGTCGTCGGCAACCAGACGCTCGAGAAGGTCACGCGCAACGCCCTCTCGGTCGCCACCGTCGCCGGCATCACGGGCGTCCCCTTCGCCGCCGGATGCGCGCGGCCGCTGGTCCGCGAGGTGGAGGTCGCGCCCGACATCCACGGCGACTCGGGGCTCGACGGGCCGGAGCTGCCCGCACCCGCCTTCGAGGTCGACGGGCGCCACGCCGTCGACCTCATCATCGAGACCGTGCTCGCGCACGAGCCGGGCACGATCACGCTCGTGCCCACCGGCGGGCTCACCAACATCGCGCTCGCCGCGCGCAAGGAGCCGCGGATCGTGCCGCGCGTCCGCGAGGTCGTGCTGATGGGCGGCGGCTACCACGGCGGCAACTGGTCGGCGACGAGCGAGTTCAACATCATCATCGACCCGGAGGCCGCCCACATCGTCTTCAACGAGGCCTGGCCGGTCACGATGGTCGGTCTCGACGTCACCCACCAGGCGCTGGCGACCCCGGACGTCGTGTCGCGCATCCGCGCCCTCGACACCTCGCCGGCTCGGTTCGTCGTCGAGCTCCTCGAGTTCTTCGGAGCGACGTACCTCGAGGCGCAGGGCTTCGAGCATCCGCCCGTGCACGACCCTGTCGCGGTGGCGCGCGTGATCGACCCGAGCATCGTGCGGACGGTGCCGGTGCCGCTCGACGTCGAGCTGTCCGGGGCGCTCACGCTCGGCATGACGGTGGCCGACTTCCGCCGACCCGCACCCGAGGGCTGCACCACCTCCGCCGCCGTGGGCCTGGACCACGGCGGGTTCTGGGACCTGGTGGTGCGCGCCCTCGAGCGCATCGGCGAGCCGGTTCGGTAG
- a CDS encoding DinB family protein, whose amino-acid sequence MPITPDTKNWTWVLERECPECGFDASAVDLVEVPALLRENAAAWPSVLEREDVRERPDDATWSDLEYAAHVRDVFRVFRERLRLMLAEEAPRFENWDQDATAIEDRYREQDPAVVSAELTAAADEMAEALAAVPDDARQRTGLRSDGSAFTVETLAQYFLHDPVHHLHDVSRG is encoded by the coding sequence ATGCCCATCACGCCCGACACGAAGAACTGGACGTGGGTGCTCGAACGCGAGTGCCCCGAGTGCGGGTTCGACGCCTCCGCCGTCGATCTCGTCGAGGTGCCCGCGCTGCTGCGCGAGAACGCGGCGGCGTGGCCGTCCGTCCTCGAGCGAGAGGATGTACGCGAGCGGCCGGACGACGCCACCTGGAGCGACCTCGAGTACGCCGCACACGTGCGCGACGTGTTCCGGGTCTTCCGCGAACGGCTCCGGCTCATGCTCGCGGAGGAGGCACCCCGTTTCGAGAACTGGGACCAGGACGCGACCGCGATCGAGGATCGCTACCGCGAGCAGGATCCGGCGGTCGTCTCGGCCGAGCTGACCGCCGCGGCCGACGAGATGGCCGAGGCGCTCGCCGCCGTCCCCGACGACGCACGGCAGCGGACCGGGCTCCGCAGCGACGGCTCGGCGTTCACCGTCGAGACCCTGGCGCAGTACTTCCTCCACGACCCCGTGCACCACCTGCACGACGTGAGCCGGGGCTGA